One window of Nocardia sp. NBC_00508 genomic DNA carries:
- a CDS encoding DNA polymerase IV → MYGATAVNGGHPPVLAAADSTARRWVLHIDMDAFFASVEQLTRPTLRGRPVLVGGTGGRGVVAGASYEARVFGARSAMPMHQARRLVGVTAVVVPPRGAVYGVVSGQVFDVLRRRIPVLETLSFDEAFGEPAELAGATVARVHAFCEELRALVRERTGLTASVGAGTGKQLAKIASNLAKPDGVRVISPVEQPHLLAGLPVRKLWGIGPVAESRLRTLGIETVGAFAALPESEAMSILGGSVGAALHRLARGIDDRPVAERTEAKQISAETTYEADIVTLAQLRPAIEDMAAAAHRRLVGDGRAARTVVLKLKKSDMCIVTRSFTLPYATEDLATLAAAAQRSALDPRDLGPIRLVGVSYGGLSTVRQESLFPELDRGPVADLPAAEPEPEPMLPDDQSGAAQSTLPVTVWHPGLDVTHPEHGHGWVQGAGLGVVTVRFETRSTGPGPARTFASGDAALARADPLGSLL, encoded by the coding sequence TCTGCACATCGATATGGACGCGTTCTTCGCCTCGGTCGAGCAGCTGACCAGGCCGACGCTGCGCGGGCGGCCGGTGCTGGTCGGCGGGACCGGCGGGCGCGGCGTGGTGGCCGGAGCCAGTTATGAGGCGAGGGTGTTCGGCGCGCGCTCGGCGATGCCGATGCATCAGGCGCGCAGGCTGGTCGGCGTCACCGCGGTGGTGGTGCCACCGCGCGGCGCCGTTTACGGGGTGGTCAGCGGACAGGTCTTCGACGTGCTGCGCCGCCGGATCCCGGTACTGGAGACGCTGTCGTTCGACGAGGCGTTCGGCGAGCCCGCCGAGCTGGCGGGCGCGACGGTGGCGCGGGTGCACGCGTTCTGCGAAGAACTGCGCGCGTTGGTGCGCGAACGCACCGGGCTGACCGCCTCGGTCGGCGCGGGCACCGGAAAGCAGCTGGCCAAGATCGCGTCCAATCTGGCCAAACCCGATGGGGTCCGGGTGATTTCGCCGGTCGAGCAGCCGCATTTGCTGGCCGGGCTCCCGGTCCGCAAACTATGGGGGATCGGGCCGGTCGCGGAGAGCAGATTGCGCACGCTCGGCATCGAGACCGTGGGCGCCTTCGCGGCCCTGCCGGAATCCGAGGCGATGTCGATTCTCGGCGGCAGCGTGGGCGCCGCGCTGCATCGGCTCGCGCGTGGCATCGACGACCGGCCGGTCGCCGAGCGCACCGAGGCCAAGCAGATCAGCGCCGAGACCACCTACGAAGCCGATATCGTCACCCTGGCCCAACTGCGCCCGGCCATCGAGGACATGGCCGCGGCGGCGCATCGGCGCCTGGTCGGTGACGGGCGCGCCGCCCGCACCGTGGTGCTCAAGCTGAAGAAGTCCGATATGTGCATCGTCACCCGCTCCTTCACTCTGCCCTATGCGACCGAGGACCTGGCCACTCTCGCCGCCGCCGCGCAGCGCTCGGCTCTCGACCCACGTGACCTCGGCCCGATCCGGCTGGTCGGGGTGAGCTACGGCGGTTTGTCCACGGTCCGCCAGGAATCGCTGTTTCCCGAACTCGATCGCGGCCCGGTCGCCGACCTCCCCGCGGCGGAACCGGAGCCCGAGCCGATGCTGCCCGACGACCAGAGTGGTGCCGCGCAGTCCACCCTGCCGGTCACCGTCTGGCATCCCGGCCTGGACGTGACGCATCCCGAGCACGGTCACGGCTGGGTGCAGGGCGCGGGGTTGGGCGTGGTCACCGTTCGCTTCGAAACCCGTTCGACCGGTCCGGGTCCCGCGCGCACCTTCGCGTCCGGCGACGCCGCGCTCGCGCGGGCCGATCCGCTGGGGAGTCTGCTCTGA